The Sedimentisphaera salicampi genome includes a region encoding these proteins:
- a CDS encoding LamG-like jellyroll fold domain-containing protein — protein sequence MMKIYKFFTLIVCLSVASACFAGEIVPEFDDSDAIVDYSERQLQNSSDMTGIVDSGLITLTAKFTPTEADTTKTDGPVIVTEVGGSNYGTGIFICDGMLTFGSKGANGSGGGNAVVESLNDTDASGDGGVAVALGPVYPNIETELFVSFNSGTGELIAMINGRLYTETITGSVQVTNLSGNRTVSVLGWVPGPDEDYGVFGGLNNSNDPPDLVNQANVVAMETVSGTPLRGQIFEDVVDPDLWPRNPVPANGEVNVDPVAVTSLQFDTAGEPGNTSNPNPNVTGHFVTAYSTFDPADPNNNVEALSAFVPAGSDPVQVPFTFELGDEIYWKVEEQINNAAEGSAENIAGPIWHFEALPAIPAITASPADQADFTGEEVTFNAAFTSKTAASVEWVKAGDPETIVDDTDPDITIGVSQHGDSYTTSLSVANLERDDQGEYFCRASNQDGTADSDSAMLGVKRMIGYWPLDGDYTDASGEGLNADPNVAPLPEQWVDGVDPAKTGQGFDTVPEPLAAAATEPLVPAPYTDELTVSLWVKWTGDIYPSGGLAGLICSSDPDGGENNWFFDIQPDGQLTANTPGYVQWGVPEDHYITPDQWMHVAFVNDADQTGRLYVNGSLVQTNDDFMRSKFEQRVYIMCTGETNGQLGNPGLGVFDEIKMYNYALTNDQIAQQYHEIMGGDFCTDPYSEDLKYDFNGDCKVNLADLAMFALDWNESNLYPQLD from the coding sequence ATGATGAAAATATACAAGTTTTTTACACTAATTGTTTGTCTCTCAGTTGCCTCAGCTTGTTTTGCAGGTGAAATCGTACCTGAATTTGACGACTCTGATGCGATTGTTGACTATTCCGAACGTCAGCTGCAGAACTCAAGTGATATGACGGGAATTGTGGATTCCGGCCTTATCACTCTGACAGCTAAATTCACCCCTACAGAAGCGGATACAACCAAAACAGATGGCCCTGTTATTGTAACAGAAGTAGGCGGGTCTAACTACGGAACCGGTATATTCATTTGCGATGGTATGCTCACTTTCGGCTCTAAGGGAGCAAACGGAAGCGGCGGCGGGAATGCTGTTGTTGAGAGTTTGAACGATACCGATGCCTCCGGCGACGGCGGCGTGGCAGTGGCTCTCGGGCCTGTTTACCCAAACATTGAAACAGAGCTCTTCGTTTCTTTTAATTCAGGTACAGGCGAGCTTATAGCAATGATTAACGGCCGGCTCTACACTGAAACAATCACTGGCTCCGTGCAGGTTACAAACCTGAGCGGCAACCGTACCGTGAGTGTTTTGGGCTGGGTTCCGGGTCCGGATGAAGATTACGGTGTTTTCGGCGGGCTCAATAACTCCAACGACCCCCCAGACCTTGTAAATCAGGCAAATGTTGTTGCAATGGAGACAGTATCTGGAACGCCTTTAAGAGGCCAGATATTCGAAGATGTTGTAGATCCCGATCTTTGGCCGAGAAATCCCGTGCCTGCAAACGGAGAGGTTAATGTTGACCCTGTAGCTGTTACATCGCTTCAGTTTGATACTGCCGGCGAACCCGGAAACACATCTAACCCGAATCCCAATGTAACAGGGCATTTCGTAACTGCCTATTCTACGTTTGACCCCGCTGATCCAAACAACAACGTCGAGGCGCTCAGCGCATTCGTACCTGCCGGCAGCGACCCTGTTCAGGTGCCTTTTACATTTGAACTGGGTGATGAGATATACTGGAAGGTGGAAGAGCAGATCAACAATGCAGCAGAGGGCTCTGCAGAAAATATCGCAGGGCCAATCTGGCATTTTGAGGCTCTCCCCGCAATACCGGCCATTACAGCTTCGCCAGCAGATCAGGCAGATTTTACCGGCGAAGAAGTTACTTTCAATGCCGCTTTTACAAGCAAAACTGCTGCATCTGTAGAATGGGTGAAGGCAGGAGATCCGGAAACCATAGTTGATGATACAGACCCCGATATAACCATTGGTGTTTCCCAGCATGGAGACAGCTACACCACAAGCCTTTCTGTTGCTAACCTCGAAAGAGATGATCAGGGCGAATACTTCTGCCGTGCGAGCAATCAAGACGGCACTGCGGATTCTGATTCTGCAATGCTCGGCGTTAAGCGCATGATTGGCTACTGGCCTCTCGACGGAGACTATACAGACGCTTCAGGCGAAGGGCTTAATGCTGATCCGAACGTTGCGCCTCTGCCTGAGCAGTGGGTTGACGGTGTTGACCCTGCAAAGACAGGGCAGGGCTTTGATACCGTTCCCGAGCCTCTGGCAGCAGCGGCAACCGAGCCGTTAGTCCCCGCTCCTTATACTGATGAGCTCACTGTTTCGCTCTGGGTCAAGTGGACTGGAGATATTTATCCCAGCGGAGGCCTGGCAGGGCTGATTTGCAGCTCAGATCCCGATGGCGGAGAAAATAACTGGTTCTTCGATATCCAGCCCGATGGACAGCTAACCGCTAATACTCCGGGTTACGTTCAGTGGGGAGTACCGGAAGACCACTACATTACTCCCGACCAGTGGATGCATGTTGCGTTTGTCAATGATGCAGACCAGACGGGCAGGCTTTATGTAAACGGATCTCTCGTTCAGACCAACGATGACTTTATGCGCAGTAAATTCGAGCAGCGCGTATATATTATGTGTACAGGCGAAACGAACGGTCAGCTCGGCAATCCGGGGCTTGGTGTGTTCGATGAAATCAAGATGTACAACTATGCCCTTACTAACGATCAAATCGCCCAGCAATATCACGAAATTATGGGCGGCGATTTCTGCACAGACCCATACTCCGAAGACCTCAAGTATGACTTCAACGGAGACTGCAAGGTGAATCTTGCTGATTTGGCGATGTTCGCTCTGGACTGGAATGAGTCTAATCTATATCCCCAGCTCGACTAA
- a CDS encoding LamG-like jellyroll fold domain-containing protein, producing MLKKIKTLILLFVFLIAAGAWAGEIVPWFDDSTALVDYTAAYDETGSDIVSLNPASTITFAAKFTPSELDVTEETGPVLLIETGGSKYGSGLYICNGEIVYALRTSGNGPDRELTDLDNSDGSSSVEMGKALEGQENKVYASLDLTTGMIFSSVNGVRRINYLYNAPTSTNLTGNQAVTFLGDTSLGSTGGLSGTNPLLSASNAWMFTGIAGAPVRGQIFSQAVNPAVMANTPSPAVNAENIDPAVISEVSFNTAEDPENAGSQNPDVTGHFVTFYEGTGSDPNLSLPQLYETFVPTGTDPISVTVNSPETFELDLGQDIYWRVEEQISGAPKGDAGNVTGPFWGFATLPPKPAAYIQPEDEAVFDDEQAMFEFTFTSKSSASSAWYKEGDPDTELLPSDPDVTIELTQDGDQYTSALYLDNPEAADQGYYYCKAENEFGSLDSESASLAVKRMVVYWPFDGDYLDYSGEGNDITPYGTPVPEQWVDGVVPAETGQAISTIGNRESAGETAPFNVAEYTNEITVSLWLNWPGPDSFSTLNYRQIVCSQDDSDNNFFLEIDNRDGWIQINAPGYSPYPFYQIQRDEWTHLAFTASEDEVAAVYVNGSQYEITDPGRFSINQLSKPIFFASDVQDSENLNNVLEAVFDDVRIYNYAMSPEEIAGLYYDVSGEQICVEPNADNLKYDFDGDCTVDFDDLAALSIDWLNDKMYLSSLE from the coding sequence ATGTTGAAAAAAATTAAAACCTTAATCCTTCTATTTGTATTTCTTATTGCCGCAGGGGCATGGGCAGGTGAAATAGTCCCCTGGTTTGATGACAGTACTGCCCTTGTTGACTATACTGCTGCCTACGATGAGACAGGCAGTGATATAGTTTCTTTAAATCCGGCAAGTACCATAACCTTTGCCGCCAAATTTACGCCTTCAGAACTGGACGTAACAGAAGAAACAGGCCCTGTTCTGCTCATAGAAACAGGCGGGAGCAAGTATGGAAGCGGCCTGTATATCTGCAATGGCGAGATTGTTTACGCCCTCAGAACTAGCGGAAATGGCCCAGACAGAGAATTGACCGACCTTGACAATAGTGATGGATCTTCTTCTGTGGAAATGGGCAAGGCTCTTGAGGGGCAGGAAAATAAAGTGTATGCCTCTTTAGACCTCACCACTGGAATGATTTTCAGCTCTGTCAACGGCGTTCGAAGGATCAATTACCTCTACAACGCCCCGACTTCTACCAACCTTACCGGAAATCAGGCTGTAACCTTTCTCGGAGATACCAGCTTAGGCTCGACGGGCGGACTCAGCGGCACAAACCCGCTTCTTAGTGCCTCAAATGCATGGATGTTTACCGGCATAGCCGGCGCACCTGTGAGAGGTCAGATTTTCAGTCAGGCAGTTAATCCTGCTGTTATGGCCAACACACCTTCTCCGGCAGTTAATGCCGAAAATATTGACCCTGCTGTCATTTCTGAGGTAAGCTTTAATACAGCTGAAGACCCTGAAAATGCCGGCTCGCAGAACCCTGATGTAACTGGGCACTTTGTTACTTTCTATGAGGGAACTGGAAGTGATCCGAATCTCAGCCTCCCGCAGCTTTATGAAACCTTTGTGCCTACGGGAACAGACCCGATTTCTGTAACGGTAAATTCTCCGGAAACTTTCGAGCTTGATCTCGGACAGGATATTTACTGGAGAGTAGAAGAGCAGATCAGCGGTGCACCTAAAGGTGATGCAGGCAATGTTACAGGTCCTTTCTGGGGCTTTGCAACCCTTCCGCCAAAGCCTGCCGCATATATTCAGCCTGAAGACGAGGCCGTATTTGATGATGAACAGGCCATGTTCGAATTCACTTTCACCAGCAAGAGCTCAGCAAGCTCTGCTTGGTATAAAGAAGGCGATCCGGATACCGAATTGCTCCCATCCGATCCGGATGTAACGATTGAGCTCACTCAAGACGGCGATCAATACACTTCAGCCCTCTATCTTGATAATCCAGAAGCTGCAGATCAAGGCTACTACTACTGCAAAGCAGAGAATGAGTTTGGAAGCTTAGACTCTGAATCTGCCTCACTGGCTGTTAAGCGTATGGTTGTTTATTGGCCGTTCGACGGGGATTACCTTGATTATTCCGGCGAAGGCAATGATATAACACCTTATGGAACCCCTGTTCCGGAGCAGTGGGTTGACGGCGTGGTACCTGCTGAAACAGGGCAGGCCATCAGCACCATTGGAAACCGTGAATCAGCAGGCGAGACAGCTCCGTTTAATGTTGCTGAGTATACAAATGAGATTACTGTATCTCTATGGCTCAATTGGCCAGGGCCGGACAGCTTCTCAACTCTCAACTATCGCCAGATTGTATGTTCACAGGATGACAGTGATAACAATTTCTTCCTCGAAATCGACAACAGAGACGGCTGGATTCAGATAAATGCCCCGGGCTACAGCCCCTATCCATTCTATCAGATACAAAGGGATGAGTGGACTCATCTGGCATTTACTGCTTCAGAAGATGAGGTGGCAGCGGTTTACGTCAACGGCTCGCAATATGAAATAACCGATCCGGGCAGATTCAGCATCAATCAGCTGTCCAAGCCGATATTCTTTGCATCAGACGTGCAGGACAGCGAAAACCTGAACAACGTGCTGGAAGCTGTTTTCGATGATGTAAGGATCTATAACTATGCTATGAGCCCCGAAGAGATTGCAGGGCTGTACTACGATGTATCTGGTGAGCAGATTTGTGTTGAGCCGAATGCAGACAACCTGAAATACGATTTCGACGGCGACTGCACTGTTGATTTCGATGACCTTGCTGCTCTGTCTATCGACTGGCTAAATGATAAGATGTATCTGAGCTCATTAGAGTAG
- a CDS encoding sulfatase, producing MERRNFIKLAGVAAFSAVQSSGVAESIFANSNFQLKKGVRNAGGKKPNFLFIMADDCTYRDIGCYGGQAHTPNIDKLVPEAMKFTNCFQAAPMCSPTRHNIYSGLYPVKSGAYPNHAVAKEGTKSIVHYLKPLGYRVALSGKKHIAPEEVYPFEYSGNKNPDMGAVESLFSECSNTETPFCLFACSNEPHTPWNKGDPSAYDADDVELRPYIPDTPVVRESMTKYLAEITYFDSQVGQLLDLLDKHNLSDNTMVMVVSEQGNALPFAKWTCYEDGLGSIMIVRWPGKVEAGSKSDAIVEYVDVTPTFIEAAGGKPPEILDGKSMLGLLTGKTDKHKDYTFGIHTSRGILKNKQPYPIRSVRDENYRLIWNLIPENEFQNVVTENPSPEFQSMLDLAASGDEHAQEYTHKYQHRPEFELYNIKQDPANINNLADEPGYEEVFKRLKGKLDEWMKDQGDRGIQTELNAYDHQR from the coding sequence ATGGAAAGAAGGAATTTTATAAAATTAGCAGGCGTTGCGGCATTTTCCGCTGTTCAGTCGAGCGGTGTTGCGGAGTCTATTTTTGCAAACAGTAATTTCCAGTTGAAAAAAGGTGTACGTAATGCCGGCGGGAAAAAACCGAATTTCCTTTTCATAATGGCAGACGACTGTACCTACAGAGATATAGGCTGCTACGGAGGACAGGCTCATACGCCGAATATCGATAAGCTTGTTCCCGAAGCAATGAAATTCACTAACTGTTTTCAGGCTGCACCCATGTGTTCGCCCACAAGGCATAATATATATTCAGGCCTATATCCCGTAAAGAGCGGGGCATACCCAAATCATGCAGTTGCAAAGGAAGGCACTAAAAGTATTGTGCATTATCTTAAGCCGCTTGGCTATAGAGTTGCACTTTCCGGTAAAAAACATATAGCTCCGGAAGAAGTATATCCGTTTGAATACAGCGGCAACAAAAACCCTGATATGGGAGCTGTTGAGAGTCTGTTCTCAGAATGCAGCAATACAGAAACACCCTTCTGCCTCTTTGCCTGCTCAAACGAGCCGCACACACCTTGGAACAAAGGAGACCCTTCTGCCTACGATGCTGATGATGTTGAGCTTCGTCCATACATCCCCGATACACCCGTCGTGCGCGAATCTATGACGAAGTATCTCGCAGAGATTACTTATTTCGACAGTCAGGTAGGTCAGCTTCTTGATCTGCTTGATAAGCATAATCTCTCCGATAATACGATGGTTATGGTTGTTTCAGAGCAGGGAAATGCGCTGCCTTTCGCCAAATGGACATGCTATGAAGACGGGCTCGGCTCGATTATGATTGTCCGCTGGCCCGGGAAAGTGGAAGCTGGAAGCAAGAGTGATGCAATTGTGGAGTATGTTGACGTAACGCCCACTTTCATTGAGGCGGCAGGCGGAAAGCCCCCGGAAATCCTCGACGGTAAAAGTATGCTCGGCCTGCTCACCGGCAAGACAGATAAACACAAGGACTACACCTTCGGCATCCATACATCAAGAGGAATACTCAAAAACAAGCAGCCATACCCGATACGTTCTGTGAGGGATGAAAACTACAGGCTGATTTGGAATCTCATACCTGAAAATGAGTTCCAAAATGTAGTTACAGAAAACCCCAGCCCTGAATTTCAGTCTATGCTTGATTTAGCCGCAAGCGGCGATGAGCACGCGCAAGAATATACGCATAAGTATCAGCACCGCCCAGAATTCGAGCTCTACAACATCAAGCAGGACCCTGCAAATATCAATAATCTGGCTGACGAGCCCGGCTATGAAGAGGTGTTCAAAAGGCTCAAAGGAAAGCTTGATGAATGGATGAAAGATCAGGGAGACAGAGGCATTCAGACTGAGCTTAATGCTTACGACCATCAGAGATAA
- a CDS encoding sulfatase, with protein MKRRNFIKLAGFAAFSSVFSDASADIFSSNESDSSRPNVLLIMADDCTFRDLPLYGGENAYTPNINQLASEGLVFNKAYLSEAMCLPCRSELQTGLHPISNGASWNHSKCRNDIKSAPHYLSELGYRAGLTGKRHIRPKSAFPFDYIEGFDQKCVRNPTQPHDTQYIRRYMEDDSSPFYLSVCLVEPHAPWVMGDASRYPADQLKLPPNMADTQETRDNFSKYLAEITYMDSQVGDILEALEQSGKADNTLVLFSSEQGSKFPGNKWTNWDTGLHTALIARWPGVAPVNKRTEAMVQYCDFLPTIIELAGGNPEELEFDGKSFLDVIKGNTNKHRDYVFGIHNNVPEGPQYPIRTVFDGQYRYIRNLCPDRLYIEKHVMGGADFWHSWVSSSYNQEDVYKLVERFTRRPAEQLYHTSEDPYEMNNLADNPDYSEIKNKLSDRLDKWMAQENDPGAPIDTMEALEAARNQNHIY; from the coding sequence ATGAAGAGAAGAAATTTTATAAAACTGGCAGGCTTTGCAGCATTCTCCTCGGTTTTTTCGGATGCTTCAGCGGATATTTTCAGCTCAAACGAGTCAGATTCATCCCGCCCGAATGTGCTTCTGATAATGGCCGACGACTGCACCTTCAGAGACCTTCCCCTTTACGGCGGCGAGAATGCCTATACCCCCAACATAAACCAGCTTGCATCTGAGGGGCTTGTGTTCAACAAAGCCTACCTCTCAGAGGCTATGTGTCTGCCTTGCCGCTCAGAATTGCAGACAGGGCTTCATCCAATAAGCAACGGGGCAAGCTGGAATCATTCCAAATGCCGAAACGATATTAAAAGCGCCCCGCATTACCTCTCCGAACTGGGCTATCGTGCAGGGCTTACAGGCAAGAGGCATATACGACCGAAATCTGCTTTCCCGTTTGATTACATTGAAGGGTTTGATCAAAAATGTGTTCGAAACCCCACCCAGCCGCACGATACGCAGTATATCAGGCGGTATATGGAAGATGATTCTTCGCCGTTCTATCTCTCTGTATGTCTCGTTGAGCCGCACGCCCCGTGGGTAATGGGAGATGCGAGCAGGTATCCCGCTGATCAGCTGAAACTGCCTCCCAATATGGCAGATACGCAGGAAACGCGCGATAATTTTTCAAAGTATCTTGCAGAAATAACATATATGGATTCGCAGGTTGGCGATATTTTAGAAGCCCTTGAGCAGTCCGGAAAGGCGGATAACACCCTTGTGCTCTTCTCTTCAGAGCAGGGCTCTAAGTTTCCGGGGAATAAGTGGACGAATTGGGATACCGGCCTGCATACAGCCTTGATAGCCCGCTGGCCGGGAGTTGCGCCGGTGAATAAACGGACAGAGGCAATGGTTCAATACTGCGATTTCCTCCCCACGATTATAGAGCTTGCAGGTGGAAATCCTGAAGAGCTTGAATTCGACGGAAAGAGTTTTCTTGATGTGATTAAAGGCAATACAAACAAACACCGTGATTACGTGTTCGGCATACACAATAACGTACCCGAAGGCCCGCAATACCCTATCCGGACAGTCTTTGATGGGCAGTACAGATATATACGCAATCTCTGCCCGGATAGGCTCTATATTGAAAAGCACGTGATGGGAGGTGCGGACTTCTGGCATTCGTGGGTTTCCAGCTCCTACAATCAGGAAGATGTGTATAAGCTCGTTGAGAGGTTCACAAGAAGGCCCGCAGAGCAGCTCTACCACACATCAGAAGACCCATACGAAATGAACAACCTCGCCGATAACCCTGATTATTCCGAAATAAAAAACAAGTTAAGCGACAGACTTGATAAATGGATGGCTCAGGAAAACGACCCAGGAGCCCCTATTGATACTATGGAGGCCCTTGAGGCCGCAAGAAACCAGAATCATATATACTGA